AATGTTGAATGATGGAAGATATTGCTACACAATGTTGAAAGAGTTGTGGCATTGAGTACAACAAAAATTGTTCCAATGATATGAAGGAAGTACAATAAAAAAATTCACTGAAATGCTCAAAATATTCTTTCTATATCTCAAATCTTCTTTTCACAATATATATGTGAAGCTTATTCCAAATACCACCTATTTGAGAGGTGTGTAGATTTTTTATCCCCCCATTCAAGAAGACCACTCCAAATAGACATGTAACTAGCAAACCTACAAAAATATCCCTCACACCAAAACACTAACCATAGGAGAAAAAAACCAAGTGAAAAATGTCATAGTTAACGAAATTTACATAATAGGCTTGCATATATAAGCAATCAAGTGAAGCGAGAAAGTAGGAAACAAGTATTGACTATGCTTACATAGGTGTGACACTAGTGAGGAAAGTCACATGTGGTCATGCAAGTGGAAAGCCAACATGCAATAGGTGTCTCCAAAAGGGAGTACACATTTATCATCTAGATGAATTTTGAGACAAAAGACTAAAATCCCTATGTAAAGTTAATATTTTGTGTGAATAGTTATATGCTAGTAAAAGTGAAATCCTTATAaaaacctaaaattgtcctgtgcCTATGAACACTAGTTTTAGTAATTATTCttcactattaattaaataattttaattatttaattaatttaacattattcttctaatataACTTTATTCTTCTATGTtcgaattcaaaaatcaaaatttccctctaatctcataattaaataattttagtattttttaattAGATTACTATTTCTACTTTAGTTAAacgatctttattatttaattaaatatcaactTTCATTCCggttctcataattaaataattactttaatttatttaattaactaattatttcctcttaattaaataaacttcttaatttatttaatttcttttacaTGTCACATTTCAAATTTCTCCAAATCAAATAAATTGATAATTTTATTTCTCTTCGTATGACAcatgtttaaaatttttaattatccTCCCCTCTCTAACTACCATTGACTCTCAATTCCACTAGTTGTCTCCTCTAACTCATCAATCACTTTTTTCTAATTTGTTAGTCAATCCACCTTTATCGAAATCACTTTTTCTGATTAACTCGTCTATCCACTAATGAAGTCAACCAGCTAAGTTAAGTCACTAGTCAAATCTAGTTACATGAATAATCGTTCCCCTACGAACTTGTCTCAACAATCCTTCATCATTGATATTTTTGTTAAATTATCAGTCTTCATCATCGATTTGAATTTATAAAATCTATAAATCAGTCCTCATTCACAATCATGAACAACCACAGTCTTTGAATTCTTGTGCTATCATTCTACAGGTATTGTACTACTTTGAGAGTCATCCCACATaatagaagaaggagaagagtaGTAGAGGAACTCAAATAATTTGAGCAATTCAATTTGCATTCAATTGTTTggtttgtgttcatgtgttgaatTCATATTCTTCGTTCATTGTTTATGATTGAAGATTTTGTGATAGATTTCGAGTTAGTATTATACATATCATAATATTGATTATCATGGTATAATATTAATtcataatatacatacatacatacatacatacatacatacatacatacatacatacatacatgcatgcataaataccatagtttaatattaatatattctaATAATATATGTAACATTATAGAATAATATTAATATCTAATCTAATTATACATTAACATTATAATTATTATTGACGacctttttcatgtaaattttttcCTTTGATAACCATTTCCTACCTTATATTCCTTTAGAATTCAGTCTAATTTATGCATTTCTAATGAATATATAAAAGTTTGAAACTTTTGTTGATCTTCAAACAAGTTGTCACAATAAGGTTATCATAACCTTGTTAGCACCCAACTTTATTTTCATAAACTTTCAACCTTTTGAAAATTTTATGTTGAcctttgtttgatattttacaAGTTAGCATGAATGGTCTATTTGAAGTGATTAAGAAAACAATAGGGAGGACCAGTGAAACAAACAACTCTAGTTTCCTCATTAATCTAATTTTAATCTAGTGTCTTCATTAATCTAATGTTTAGATAAATATTgtacaaaattttaaaatgttatGATATGTGCCTAAATGAAGCCCTCAAAGTTATTAAAATGAGAATTGATCAAAACACCTATTATGAtctatatttttttacaaaaactaGACAACAAAATGGAAAACTATATACACCACTACAGAGCTCATGTATTTCTACCCAAAATAAAAATATTGCTCATAGAAAGGATCTTGTATGATCGAGAATAAACCTTGTGGAGTTTGAGtgtcaaataaaaaatgtaaatggAGTAGGGGGCTAGCTGTAAAATTGTCAGATAACATCATAGTGATGTTAGCACAAAGAGTGCCAAAATATTCCCTTGGTCACTAGAGTATTCACCTAATTATAAAAATACTATTTATTTCTCTATAATCACTTTTAAATCACAAAAACATCATTTAATGATTGATTTAAACCActtttgtttgttaagaacaatTATTTATGGGAGATGAGGGTGGTTTTTAGACACAAAATAGTTGTTTGACACAAATCTATGCTAATAGATCTACTAAAATATTTTGGAGCTTGACAATTGTTTTTCCCATGAGTGTGGCTAGTGAGGCTATGAGTTGTTGTTGGTATGGATGAAACATGTTATCCATAGGGGAATATGTATAGTTTTGTAAAGTATGTGTGGGGTATGAATGTATCCTATACATATTTCaacttatttattattttaaaattttaaaaaaattaataaaaaatagcttttaataaaatatatcataacTTAGAATGAAACTTGCCTACATAGACACACTAAATAATATTCCATCTATGTAGAGAATATTCTCAATGCTTTATCCATCTAAGAAGGGAAATTTTCTCTATTATGGCCTAGGGTAAATTGGTTCAAATATGGAAAATTGACAATTGATCTATAGTTTCTCATGCCTTCTTGATGTAGTGGTAAGGTTATATTTGAtccaaaatataaaaaattgtagcTACCTTCTGGATTTGCCAACCATATATTCTAACTTTAAACTCTTGTAAATTTAGTCTCACATATTTAATATAGAAAAATGAAAAGGATAAATTGAGTTTTTTGGTCCCGTAAACTTAATGGCGACCTAAAATTTGCACCAATATGCTCCAAAATAAACCTATACTAAAAATCCAAAATGATTAACCTCATAGGAATTTGATAGTTTAATCAAGTTATTTGTATTCTCTATCTCATGATATGATGCAAGAGAAGAGTATACTCAACTTTCCAAGATTCATCAAGATTTGTTACTTAGATTTGTTAATAAAGAATAACAAGAAGCAATACCAAAAGCTCTAAGACCATATAAGAGTTTGTATAGAATGTTGTATACCAtacaaaaattggttgattttgtagCCATCCAAGATTTAGGAGCTTGGatgaaggcaaagagaaataataCATTAGATAATAATGCTATTCTATcaaacaataaaaatatatatgataataaaataagaatacaAAGAGAATATCTTGGTTATATTGACCAAGGGGAGATATAGAATTACATGATATTGTGCCACATGTCTTAATCTAATGAGCTTGATATAAATTTCTAAATTCCCCATGTGTGctataagtaaacttaagtaaccaATATGAATAGGAACTAGGTGATGAACAAGATAGGTAAAACACTTTGTTCACATAAAAAAATCTCAATATAGAAGATGATTTTATCAAGTTTCTTGAATTTATTCATGTAGGTTTGTAAAATTAGAGTTTTAGTAATGAACGCATTAAAAcatgaataattttaattttttttgtgattgTGAAATCAATATTATGAATTCCAATCTAAACCATACCAATAGGTCTAATCTTtgttgtattttaaaattttagtttattttaatCTCACACTGATATTATTTATACAATCTTTGCACAAAAtcaatttcacatgttttagaaTTTACACACTATAAAGATAATTAATTTCTTTGTGTCAAAGATTTGTAATGAcataatttaaataactttaaacAATTTTGAAGTTAGATGTGCAACAAAGTAGAACAACTTTACCATCTCCTATTATTGTAAAAAAATGTTAGCGGGAGTGGGAGGTCTGCAAACAGGTTTTCATCCGTGGAGGGTGAGGATGGAGAGGGTGAAGTAGACGATCTAGATGATGGGGGAGTTTTTTTGTCTACCTCAGTGGACTGGGACTAAGGCTCTTTTAGGTGCCAATATTTTTGGGGGGTCATTTGGTCCCACATTTTTTCTCCTGATGGCAATGCTACTGTAGGGGCCCCTATTTTTTTGGCTCTTTTTAAGCATGGAATTTTGCTTCTTATTGTGACTTTGGCTTCACATACACCTGATCAATTGTAAGTTTGGTGTGGTTGTTCCCATTTGGTCCCTATAGAGGTTGTGGTTTTTCTCGTGGGGGGGGCTCCTTTTTGTGCCCTTTCCTTGAGTTAGGTTTCCTCTATTGTGTGTACCATTTCTTTTGATGCTGGTTATGGGAATGAATTTATTGATTAATTTTTGGACTATCTTGTCCATCCTAAAGATTTTTTTTGGAGGTGACCTTGGTTTTTGTCGAGGTTGGCTATAGTGGTAGGGGCTTCTTGGAGGAGGGGGActtctcttctcctttttcttttaGCATTGGGGATTGTTTTATTGTTTTGGTTTTTTCCTCTGTGGGTGAGTGCTTTCTCCCCCTTTCTTCTAGCCTCTCAATGTTGTGTGTTGGCTGGTTTGTTGTTGCTAGTTTTTAAGAGCACATTCTGCCCTTTTTTTTTGTTGGCTTGATTGTGCTTTATGGGGGATTTTTCTACCCTTTCTATGTTCCATTTCTCTATGTATCCTTTTGAGATGGAGGGGTTGGTACTATATTGTGGTGGTTTTCACCTTTTACTATTTCATTTTCTGTTggtctctcctattgaggtggagttgtctTCTATGGAGGTGGAGACATGGTTTGCAGGATGTGTGGGGAGATGTTTCTTTGTGCTATTGGCTACCCTTGGTTATGAGTTGTTGAGCTATTGCATGTCTTTGTTTATCTATTGGAGGTGTTCTATTAGTAAAgatggaagatgttgtaaaggGGTTGTAGTTTCCCTTTCTTTGGTGGACCTTCTTCGTATCCTTTTGAGATGGATGTTGAGGGAATTTCTCTTCTGTCTTTTGTAGATTTATCCTACAAAGGCAAATgtatcttctattgaggtggagacttGGTTTACAGGAGAGGGTGGAAGACTTGTTATTTCATTAGGGTTTCTTTGGTTCATTTACTATTGTTCTGATAATTGTAGGTGATGGGTAAATTGTGTTTTACCTGTTTTTATTTATCTCAAGATTATGGGAACCTTCTTAAATCCTATGGTGGTTGTATTCATGAGTTAATTTGTTTGGTGGTTTCAATGTTTTTCTTTTGAAGACAGATCCTTATTGTCCATATCTTTCATTTTACTGTTGTTGATTTTTGTCGATCTTCTAATAGTGTTCTTCTTGTGGGTTCCAAAGCCCTATAAAACTACTTGTAAaaggttttggggtcccttcaaaacctgtttttctcaATAAAAAACTTTAAACAAGATTGAGGATTGTGTATATTCAAGATTGACCTATTTGTTAACCCTAATGATCCAACCACTAACTCTAGATCCACAAACTAAATTAACAAACAATCAATAGAgaaaaaatattatgaaaatagTATAAAACAAACCAAATATACCCTCACACACATAATAGACTTGTCTCTGTTTTCCTCCCATCCTCCAAGTTCTTGTATTGATGATGGTTGCTCTTAGATTTGAATGCACTTGCAGAGGAGCTCAAAGAGGAATCAaaggtggttgtgatgatgtaaccTATGATGTATTATGATGATGCATGGTTGGAATGGTTTTGGTAGAGTGTAAGTATTCTCAAGCTATGTGTGATGTAGAATGAAAGGAGGAAGTCTCTTTTTATAGAGATCGTGGTGAAAGTTGTATGAATGGCCAAGAtcacatagatgaaagagaatAAATAGGATTGAAGGTTAGGTAGAGATGAATGGAggggattaagaggtgaaaaggtAAAAGATAAGGGTGAATAGGACTAAGAGGTTAATGTGAAATGGAGGGATATGCTTAAGTGGTGGGTTGACTCTGGAGAAAGGATAAAAATAATTATGAGGattttgacacttgtcacatgccaacaaatttagattatgatccatgtgaacaagttggagggctatGATTAAAGAgaaaaaagataaatgaattaattagttaaataaaagtatttatttaatcaatagaggaaaagggctagataaattaaataaatagaaatatttatttaatttagaaagaaaaggttaatgaatgaattatataaaaatatatatttatttaattaatagtggagattgtgataaaataattaaaaaaataataaatatttaattaattaaataaggacaATTCTAGGTATCTAGAAGGATAATAAACAATCATACAATATACCCTAGAATGTTGGCGTAGTATTCATGTTACTATGTGATTTTTTGATGGGCTATGATATTAGCTAGAAGGTGTTCCTTTTATGCATTCATTAGATGTCTTGAATAAATTAGGGTTATTCCTTAAATGTAATACCTTATCTTGTATTTCTTTAAGTTAGCTCATAATGATCACTTGGAGGGAAAATAATTTATCcaaatttgaattaaatttttgAATAGAGGGAATAGGATCATATTAATTTTGAACTTTGACATGGAACACATCATTTTGCACATTACATATTGCATTAGGGATAATCAGGCCAAAGTGAGTCTAAAATGAAGGAAAATGTACAAGGTATGCAATTTTCAACATAAACCAAAACACTTGTATTGAGCCACTAAACCACTAATAATTTTAATGAGAAACTACATAACTTGTACTTCCAGCATTTGTTTTAAACTAACTAGTGACGTGTTTGCCCCTAATATAATGGGTAGTGTGCAAAACAATATAGTTTACATGAAATTTGACAATAACATATGTACATGGTGTGATCGGATTTTTATTCAATCCCAAGGTTTAGACTAATCCAAGTTAGTTTATTTATACAACATTTTGCTTAAAATTCACAAATTAAGGAATTGATCTAGGTTGGTTTCACAATTTGTAAAAATGAAGCTaaatttttcattttaaatttaaatctggAGCCTCTAGTAATTAGTGATAAAGTTCCATTATTTACTACATTATCTTTAGAGTATTGATCTTTGCATAACATCTTATACATATTGTATAACTGATTGTTGTCTTTGATCATTTTAATGAGCCATTAAATTGATATTCAAGAGGTTGACAAAAGAAAGAGATACTTCCTATCATTTCGAGAGAGAAATACTCATAATAATTTGGAAATTACCTTACAAACACTAAAATTTTAAAAGAGGCTCAAGACAAGCCAATTTTaattttgcaaaaaataaaaattattcataTCCACAAATATGAAATAAGATTTATAAACAAAAAACAAATCTACAAATTGTTTAATTATAAAAATACCCTATAACATTACATAAAAATTACTAGCATAGATCTCCCACAATAACatcttattattttctaaaaaaaataataaaacatttaataTAATGAAAACAACTGTATAATATATTAATAAGTTAATAAAAACTGACAAACGCATTTATAAATTAAAAACAACTTGACACCaaactttttgaattatttatAAATTCAACATTCAATACATTTGACTGGAAAAGTTGATCCATAAAGTTGATTGTCATCACGCTAATCATTGATAGAGCTAAGATAGCATTTTGTACCTTACCATAGTAAATTTTCAAGCTTCGAAGCTATCTTAATCCCTCGCAGATACCCTTGCGTTTCTGGCATAGTATTGGAATGGTGAGATTTGCTGAAGTAACAATTTTCCACGCGACCTACACCATCTCAGTTATTGGAATCGTCACAACGTGCCAAAAGTTTAATGGCAAGCATCTTTATGGTGTTCAATTCAAAGTCCATGTTGCGTGGTGACCAAATTCAAAGTTTATGTTGGAGGGTGACCAAATTCAAAGTTTATGTTGAAGGCGATGTTTAGATGATGTTGAGTTGAAagtcaaaatagaaaagaaagaaaaatagagatagtaCTCGAATGTTACAGCATTCAAAAAGCAAAGAAGAAAGACAAAATAtgttacaaatttttttttattgataacaaaacaaattacaTACCTCTTTATCTTTGGAATATTTAAATTAAACAAAGACTTAGGAGACCAAATACAAATAGAACACTGTAAGCTTAAAGACTGGAGATGTGGACTGCAACATGGAGGACAAAATAATAAGTTTTCAGCAAACGTGATAAAAAGTCTTCAATGGATAGGATGAACTACCTGTTCAGTTCAGTTTCAATTGACTGCTCATGTGGAGGAAATGTGATAAAAATTTGTTTTTTCAGATAAAATGTCACAAATTCCATGTTGATGGCATCTAGAAGGCACAGAGCTCACCAACACCAATTCTATCCTATATATGTATCATATGAAAACCTATGTCAATGTGCCTCAGAACCTAAGAAATTCTAGCAAAAATGGGTTCCCCTAGTGCCACCATTATCAATGAGGAAGAATGGCTTGTGGCTATGGAGCTAAACACCTTCACCTGCCTCCCTATGGCCCTCAAGGCTGCAGTAGAGCTTGAGGTGCTGCAGACCATAGCCAATGCAGGTGATGGTATTCAAGTTTCCCCTACCAAGATTGTGTCCCAAATTCCAAATGTAACAAACCCAGATGCTGCAATTACTCTAGATAGGATTCTGAGAGTCCTAGCAAGTCATTCCCTCCTCAGCTGTTCTGTAACCACAGACAAGAATGGAAAGCCTGAGAGGCTCTATGGTCTGACTCCTCTCTGCAAATACCTTGTGCAGAGCAAGGATGGTCTGTCCTTGGCCCCACTGGTCGTGATGAACCAGGACAAGGTGTTTTTGGACGCCTGGCATTATCTTAAGGATGCTGTTCTTGATGGGAGCCAGCCATTCAGTAAGGCACATGGGGTGCATGCATTTGAGTACCCTGCCAAAGACCAGAGATTCAATAAGCTCTTTAATAGGGCTATGGCTGAGCACTCTATACTTAATATGGGGAGGATTCTTGAGATATATGAGGGTTTTAAGGATTTGGAGGAGCTGGTGGATGTGGCTGGTGGAGTAGGGCATACTCTTAATATTATAGTTTCCAAGTACCCCAATATAAGGGGAGTGAATTTTGATCAGCCTCATGTTGTGGCAGATGCTCCACAGTTTCCAGGTGAGTGTTGTAGACACCTGTTTTGCCCAGTATAAAGTAGCTTAGAGTAATGGTGTAACGAGATATGACAGCTTTTATTGTAGGATGTTTAGTTGGAATATTTTAAGTGATGAATTTGTTTTCTTTCAGGGGTAACCCATATTGGGGGAGATATGTTCGACAGCGTACCATCTGGCCGGGCTATTTTTATGAAGGTACGAGACACCTTTTTATTAGATAGTCAATCTACTTGCATAAATAGTTCACTGAAGTAATAAATTAGATCTGCCCACATTGAATTTGGTATTGTTGTGTTGATTGGCAGTGGATTTTGCACGACTGGAGTGATGCTCATTGTATAAAGCTTCTGAAGAATTGCCACAAGGCCTTGCCAGAGAATGGAAAGGTGATTGTAGTGGATTCCATTTTGCCAGTAGCTGCAGAGACCTCTTCCTATGCCAGGCAGGCATTTCATGTGGATCTTTGCATGTTGGTACACAACCCAGGTGGAAAAGAGCGGACAGAGGAGGAGTTCAAACAACTTGCAAAAGTAGCAGGATTTGCAGGAGGTGCAAAGCCCATTTGCTGCGTTAATGGAGTCTGGGTTATTGAGTTCCAGAAATGATCTCATCATATCTAAACCCCCCAATAAAAAGTGATCGTGATATCCACTATGTGGGCCATTAGCGTGAGTTGTATTGATGTGGGCCATTTGCGTGAGGTGTATTGTTGTTTATGAGGTGAAATGGCCCCACCTGATACCTGGTTCCAAATAGTTTAGAGATCAGTGCTCCGTCATTTAATCTTctgaataatattttatatatttgagGTATTTGTAATGATTTTTCATTAACGGGATTAGCTTTATATGAATTATGTTACATTACAATGTTGCCTCTATCTTCTTTAAGCGGCAAGAAACCTGGAATTTGATGCTTTATAAAAAGATAACagaaaatataataatatagtTTTAAGTAGTCAGTAATGTTAGTGTGATTTTTGTTACTAAGGTTTAAATTTTATTGGGTTGTTATTCTTTAAAGTCTATGTTCAAGATTTGTACAAATATTCTCAAtatacaaaatttaaaatttgattatctaaatgtaatttatataataaaatatattattaataaaaattaGAATTTATTTACCTAATTGAAACATTCATTGAATATAAGTAATATAATGTAATAAACATACCTTACAAACAGAAGATgactcaaaacaaaacaaaaaaacaaaaaacaaaaatctcTACAAACATTGCAATCTAAGAGATTATAATTTCAGTTGAAAAAACTGGTCTTCTAATTCCAAAAAATAATATCTACAATTTagaatttgatttttaaaatcttAAAGAAACATGAATACAATGAACTATAACATATCAACCATTGTTAAGATCAGCACTTCCTCTACAATGAAAAACACTAGAATTTCAAATGAATCCGTAATGAAAGTGACAAAAGAAAGTGCAATTAAAAGAAGCGTCTTTGAAGTTGAATCCTGAGAAATAACATGAAACAAAGGGTTGCACACTTACCATATTCTATACTCCATCATAAAAAGTTCCATTTGTAAACAattgatattttaaaaatatagaagTATGCTAGTTTAATGGCCTTCTGAAGTTAAGTAAAAATCTTGTTACTTCTACTATTTGGTTTAGCTCTTGGAATCTATGTTTACATTTGTTAAACCCTCCTAAGCCCTCCTATATGATCTTGACAGCATCATTCAACTACCCCTGTCATCTTCAAATGCTGTTGCAAAATTTATTTCCTTGTTAAGTATCACCAAATTGCAATTTGTGAAGGGGGAATAGTTTTGACGATTCAACCTGTCCCTCATGAATAGGAATTTGCAGTAATTAAGCTGACACCACAAATTGAAACTACATCTGCAATCATCCTCACCAATTTCTTGACTACCCTTTGAATCATCGTGCTTTTAAAAACTTTTTCTGTGCAGTATCCTGAACTTTCTCATGAttgtcttctttcttttatttgtcTCCTCCAAGCACTATATTTTCCTCTATCACATCATTTCCTAAATTCTTTGgaatagaaaagaatagaaaaatcATGTTCTTCACCTGAATCATTTCCGAATTTTTTTATTGAACCAAGTTTTTGGTGCTCCACTTTATGTCATTCATGTTAATGTTAAGCATatgcttttttgttttttcattcTCATATTACCTAATCTCTTATCTACTTGTATTAATAGATACCTATAACCATATGAGTTTTCAATGTTGTgaacatatttaattttttttttgaaaaaatttcaaaattggattttTTTTCAACCATCTTATCATTTAATACATTGGTTTTCTAGGTTTTGAAATAGGTTCTAGTTGATCGAAGAACAAATCAACGACAAGGTCATTAATAATTGAAAATTTAGTAGAGAGAATACATTTTAATTTAAAGCAGATGGTGGGAGTTATCATATGCCAATTTAATGTTTGGCTAAGCATTGACCCATTTTTTGTTTCAAAGGATTTTATCTTTTTAtaatttcaaaatctgatgaaacaATAGAATGGACTAAAGCAGAGAAATTCAATGACCCACACACATGTTCATATGTCAAATACCAAACTCATTAGAATGACTAACAATCACATCCAACTAATCAAATTCACATGTATAATTTCTAAATTTGATGAAACACTACAATCAAATGAAACATAACAACTAAACAATTCacaagattttatatatatatcaaattctCGACTCATTACAATGCCTAACAATGTAATTTAGATCAATTCCTCAATCTTCAATATCCTTAACCTAATATAATTTCATGATTGCAAATACACCTTCCTCTCCGAGTTTATCAATATCTTCAACACTTTGAGGCTATGATCCCATAATCGAATTGGTTGTGATAGGAGTGTAATGTATTCCTACAAGAGAATAAAATCATATCccccttttataaaaaaaaaatcaaacttgtgCATTCTATAGACCTCTAATCTAGTGGCATTAGTTATGAATAAAAATTAGCATAAAGGAAGCCAAAGTTCAAATCTAGATCGTGATGGTATTCATATGGGTTTCTTATTTAGCACTACATTTCTTTTTTATATTGATCCATTATTTTTCATACATGCATATACCACTAAATATTGGCTTAGCTATAAAGGGCACTGATAAGGGTTGAGGAATCTTTCATACAAATGTAATTGAGAACATAGAGCAGGATAACAATCATAACCTGTCATTGTGTTTTAGGAAGAGGTATTCCAAATCATTGCACAACCATCTAAAAATGAAATCAATGGATCTAAAAACACTTACCAACAATCCTTAATGCTAGGCTAAAGAAGTTGTGAATGACATCACTTTGGAAAGAATGCATGTATATTTGTAAGAAAAAATCACACCATTTCCACAATGAAAACATCAAAACTCATTTAAAAAACAAATGGAAACTTTTTGATTAAATTGAAATCCATTATCATTGTCTTTAATTATGAGTTTGACGGTTGTTATCCTTATCTTGcattgttttgaaagaaatgtggTTTTCATTGGAGTAAATTAATATTTACTCATAGCTTAAGTTTAACTTAGGATAACTTTTGGTGATTAGTTATTTATTCACATCTATGGAAAACATTTTGAGGAATGCACATGTGACAAAATTAACAAGTGCGGAAATTTGCACagaagaacaatagcacataacacacaaatttacatggaaaaaccatgATGACTCAACCATTGCTATCTAATAAGGCCATCCATGATCACACAACCACTGCTACCTGATGCAGAGCCTTGGTATAGGAATgagataggttcccctaatccaagagcacaccaaggaccctagaaatcacacaacactacaaggggttaaggaatatcagtttgacaag
The nucleotide sequence above comes from Cryptomeria japonica chromosome 11, Sugi_1.0, whole genome shotgun sequence. Encoded proteins:
- the LOC131859830 gene encoding caffeic acid 3-O-methyltransferase-like, yielding MGSPSATIINEEEWLVAMELNTFTCLPMALKAAVELEVLQTIANAGDGIQVSPTKIVSQIPNVTNPDAAITLDRILRVLASHSLLSCSVTTDKNGKPERLYGLTPLCKYLVQSKDGLSLAPLVVMNQDKVFLDAWHYLKDAVLDGSQPFSKAHGVHAFEYPAKDQRFNKLFNRAMAEHSILNMGRILEIYEGFKDLEELVDVAGGVGHTLNIIVSKYPNIRGVNFDQPHVVADAPQFPGVTHIGGDMFDSVPSGRAIFMKWILHDWSDAHCIKLLKNCHKALPENGKVIVVDSILPVAAETSSYARQAFHVDLCMLVHNPGGKERTEEEFKQLAKVAGFAGGAKPICCVNGVWVIEFQK